Proteins encoded within one genomic window of Gadus chalcogrammus isolate NIFS_2021 chromosome 6, NIFS_Gcha_1.0, whole genome shotgun sequence:
- the LOC130384196 gene encoding chemerin-like receptor 1 isoform X2, translated as MDLGDYDSGQYDNYTYNDDNETTISKASSLPITGCFDSIICIALIIINVVIFILGFCGNAVVIWIAGFKMNKSVNTTWYLSLAISDFIFCACLPFGIANLAMGEWIFGLVMCKLTSFVMFLNMFSSIFLLVVISVDRCVSVAFPVWAQNQRTVRKASAVVVLAWLMSITLSMPSMVFRDVSDHRGKNKMTKSTKPFKVMSALIATFFICWLPYHFFILLELNPHQFDVESLTIGLQVGTTIATANSFLNPFLYVFMGNDFKQKFKSSLLNKMENAMGEDGRTLSRYLSRSSSYDARASTHI; from the exons ATGGATTTAGGGGATTATGATTCCGGCCAGTATGACAACTACACTTACAATGACGATAACGAGACCACAATATCGAAGGCCTCTTCCCTACCCATCACAGGGTGTTTTGATTCGATTATCTGCATTGCACTCATTATCATCAACGTCGTCATCTTCATACTGGGCTTCTGCGGCAATGCTGTTGTGATTTGGATCGCCGGCTTCAAGATGAACAAGTCGGTTAACACCACCTGGTACCTGAGCCTGGCCATCTCTGACTTCATCTTCTGTGCCTGCTTGCCCTTTGGTATCGCGAACTTGGCGATGGGAGAGTGGATATTCGGCCTGGTCATGTGTAAGCTCACCTCCTTCGTCATGTTCCTCAACATGTTCAGCAGCATCTTCCTGCTGGTGGTCATCAGCGTAGACCGCTGCGTGTCTGTGGCTTTTCCCGTGTGGGCGCAGAACCAACGCACCGTCAGGAAGGCCTCAGCCGTGGTAGTCCTGGCCTGGTTGATGTCCATCACGCTCAGCATGCCCAGTATGGTGTTCCGTGACGTGTCCGACCACCGAGGGAAG AATAAGATGACCAAATCGACCAAACCCTTCAAGGTCATGTCGGCCCTCATCGCCACATTCTTCATCTGCTGGCTTCCATACCACTTCTTCATTCTGCTGGAGCTGAACCCCCACCAGTTCGATGTGGAGAGCCTCACCATTGGACTACAGGTGGGCACGACTATTGCGACGGCCAACAGCTTCCTGAACCCGTTCCTCTATGTGTTCATGGGCAACGACTTCAAGCAGAAGTTCAAGAGTTCCCTGCTCAACAAAATGGAGAATGCTATGGGCGAAGACGGCCGCACTCTCAGCCGGTACCTGTCCAGGTCCAGCTCTTATGACGCCAGGGCCTCTACACACATCTAG
- the LOC130384196 gene encoding chemerin-like receptor 1 isoform X1 — protein sequence MDLGDYDSGQYDNYTYNDDNETTISKASSLPITGCFDSIICIALIIINVVIFILGFCGNAVVIWIAGFKMNKSVNTTWYLSLAISDFIFCACLPFGIANLAMGEWIFGLVMCKLTSFVMFLNMFSSIFLLVVISVDRCVSVAFPVWAQNQRTVRKASAVVVLAWLMSITLSMPSMVFRDVSDHRGKVTCANNYTTYRHSHKYVAWSRFLGGFVVPFLIIIFCYSVIILKLTKNKMTKSTKPFKVMSALIATFFICWLPYHFFILLELNPHQFDVESLTIGLQVGTTIATANSFLNPFLYVFMGNDFKQKFKSSLLNKMENAMGEDGRTLSRYLSRSSSYDARASTHI from the coding sequence ATGGATTTAGGGGATTATGATTCCGGCCAGTATGACAACTACACTTACAATGACGATAACGAGACCACAATATCGAAGGCCTCTTCCCTACCCATCACAGGGTGTTTTGATTCGATTATCTGCATTGCACTCATTATCATCAACGTCGTCATCTTCATACTGGGCTTCTGCGGCAATGCTGTTGTGATTTGGATCGCCGGCTTCAAGATGAACAAGTCGGTTAACACCACCTGGTACCTGAGCCTGGCCATCTCTGACTTCATCTTCTGTGCCTGCTTGCCCTTTGGTATCGCGAACTTGGCGATGGGAGAGTGGATATTCGGCCTGGTCATGTGTAAGCTCACCTCCTTCGTCATGTTCCTCAACATGTTCAGCAGCATCTTCCTGCTGGTGGTCATCAGCGTAGACCGCTGCGTGTCTGTGGCTTTTCCCGTGTGGGCGCAGAACCAACGCACCGTCAGGAAGGCCTCAGCCGTGGTAGTCCTGGCCTGGTTGATGTCCATCACGCTCAGCATGCCCAGTATGGTGTTCCGTGACGTGTCCGACCACCGAGGGAAGGTAACATGCGCCAACAATTACACCACATATAGACACAGCCATAAGTACGTGGCGTGGAGCCGCTTCCTTGGAGGGTTCGTGGTGCCCTTCTTGATCATCATCTTCTGCTACTCTGTCATCATCCTCAAACTCACAAAGAATAAGATGACCAAATCGACCAAACCCTTCAAGGTCATGTCGGCCCTCATCGCCACATTCTTCATCTGCTGGCTTCCATACCACTTCTTCATTCTGCTGGAGCTGAACCCCCACCAGTTCGATGTGGAGAGCCTCACCATTGGACTACAGGTGGGCACGACTATTGCGACGGCCAACAGCTTCCTGAACCCGTTCCTCTATGTGTTCATGGGCAACGACTTCAAGCAGAAGTTCAAGAGTTCCCTGCTCAACAAAATGGAGAATGCTATGGGCGAAGACGGCCGCACTCTCAGCCGGTACCTGTCCAGGTCCAGCTCTTATGACGCCAGGGCCTCTACACACATCTAG